The Megalobrama amblycephala isolate DHTTF-2021 linkage group LG7, ASM1881202v1, whole genome shotgun sequence genome window below encodes:
- the wu:fc21g02 gene encoding uncharacterized protein wu:fc21g02 isoform X1, translating to MHDSKGAELNYQTTTGHTYRQHNLQPRHTVKSYIYNENIHRTDKTMLSVWTLLAAAIFAVPVSAISRRHIIHGRQLTLDLPERTERLDFATADETDRFTIWEHKKISLWPSKSSKGQVTSANNGWTFRITQVTFDDEGTYTLVNHFGATLSSYTVKVDISRDIIERIAGEKLTIPLLGLKQSDATLRFFGNYSSVTLVENGIPVGKNYPDYVNRLKVTSDSIQILNVNVSDLGRYELTDYKRRLVANNTMILVDQHSYTPSTGLIALLLLGIPGGICFCCRKRICKCCRTNKSNTHTVESNALNSVPVSIPCSNTVIGPGGPIGPGGPGQGYIAGYPPQPDQGQIHYPPPPEWSGQPAVSPNPGFHPAYVPQNPVYPPEFGSGVPPAQPPQYNPSAPVSYMPVMNSAPPGPEVTGMKMNEPSPHAPLLTPQPEFQQSAMGSLSMDMLNSGDSTVQFDINKGKSSGNNFL from the exons ATGCACGACAGCAAAGGGGCTGAGTTAAACTACCAGACTACCACAGGACACACCTACCGACAACATAATTTACAGCCCCGGCACACGGTTAAATCCTATATTTACAACGAAAACATCCATCGTACCGATAAAACT ATGCTGAGTGTTTGGACCCTCCTTGCAGCTGCTATTTTTGCAG TGCCAGTCTCTGCAATATCTCGGAGGCATATAATCCATGGCCGTCAGTTGACTCTGGATCTTCCCGAAAGGACAGAGAGGTTGGATTTTGCTACTGCTGATGAGACTGATCGGTTTACTATCTgggaacataaaaaaatctctctctGGCCCAGTAAATCCAGTAAAGGTCAAGTGACCAGCGCTAATAATGGCTGGACTTTCAGAATCACACAAGTTACATTTGACGATGAGGGAACCTACACCTTGGTTAATCACTTTGGGGCAACCCTCTCCAGTTATACAGTGAAGGTCGACA tCAGCAGAGATATCATTGAGCGTATTGCAGGTGAAAAACTGACCATACCACTACTAGGACTCAAGCAAAGTGATGCCACACTTCGCTTTTTTGGCAATTATTCATCTGTCACCCTGGTGGAGAATGGAATTCCTGTGGGCAAGAATTACCCAGACTACGTTAACCGGCTTAAAGTGACCAGCGACTCAATCCAGATTCTCAATGTCAATGTGTCAGATTTGGGCAGATACGAGCTCACTGATTATAAACGCAGACTTGTCGCGAACAATACAATGATACTAGTGG ATCAACATTCATATACCCCAAGTACAGGTCTTATAGCTCTGCTGCTGCTTGGAATTCCTGGTGGAATCTGCTTCTGCTGCAGAAAGAGAATCTGCAAATGTTGCCGGACCAACAAATCAAACACGCACACAGTGGAGTCCAACGCCCTTAATTCTGTACCGGTGTCTATACCTTGCAGCAACACAGTGATTGGTCCTGGAGGTCCTATAGGTCCTGGAGGCCCTGGCCAG GGCTACATCGCTGGTTATCCGCCTCAGCCAGATCAAGGTCAGATTCATTATCCTCCACCACCAGAGTGGAGCGGACAACCTGCTGTTTCTCCCAACCCT GGCTTTCATCCTGCATATGTGCCTCAAAACCCTGTCTATCCTCCTGAGTTTGGATCTGGAGTTCCCCCCGCTCAGCCTCCACAGTACAACCCATCTGCACCTGTG AGCTATATGCCAGTGATGAACAGCGCTCCTCCTGGGCCTGAAGTCACAGGGATGAAGATGAATGAACCATCTCCACACGCACCACTGCTCACACCTCAGCCGGAG TTTCAACAGTCTGCTATGGGCAGCCTTTCCATGGATATGCTTAACTCCGGTGACTCTACTGTCCAGTTTGACATTAACAAAGGAAAGTCTTCTGGCAACAACTTCCTGTAG
- the wu:fc21g02 gene encoding uncharacterized protein wu:fc21g02 isoform X4, which produces MLSVWTLLAAAIFAVPVSAISRRHIIHGRQLTLDLPERTERLDFATADETDRFTIWEHKKISLWPSKSSKGQVTSANNGWTFRITQVTFDDEGTYTLVNHFGATLSSYTVKVDISRDIIERIAGEKLTIPLLGLKQSDATLRFFGNYSSVTLVENGIPVGKNYPDYVNRLKVTSDSIQILNVNVSDLGRYELTDYKRRLVANNTMILVDQHSYTPSTGLIALLLLGIPGGICFCCRKRICKCCRTNKSNTHTVESNALNSVPVSIPCSNTVIGPGGPIGPGGPGQGYIAGYPPQPDQGQIHYPPPPEWSGQPAVSPNPGFHPAYVPQNPVYPPEFGSGVPPAQPPQYNPSAPVSYMPVMNSAPPGPEVTGMKMNEPSPHAPLLTPQPEFQQSAMGSLSMDMLNSGDSTVQFDINKGKSSGNNFL; this is translated from the exons ATGCTGAGTGTTTGGACCCTCCTTGCAGCTGCTATTTTTGCAG TGCCAGTCTCTGCAATATCTCGGAGGCATATAATCCATGGCCGTCAGTTGACTCTGGATCTTCCCGAAAGGACAGAGAGGTTGGATTTTGCTACTGCTGATGAGACTGATCGGTTTACTATCTgggaacataaaaaaatctctctctGGCCCAGTAAATCCAGTAAAGGTCAAGTGACCAGCGCTAATAATGGCTGGACTTTCAGAATCACACAAGTTACATTTGACGATGAGGGAACCTACACCTTGGTTAATCACTTTGGGGCAACCCTCTCCAGTTATACAGTGAAGGTCGACA tCAGCAGAGATATCATTGAGCGTATTGCAGGTGAAAAACTGACCATACCACTACTAGGACTCAAGCAAAGTGATGCCACACTTCGCTTTTTTGGCAATTATTCATCTGTCACCCTGGTGGAGAATGGAATTCCTGTGGGCAAGAATTACCCAGACTACGTTAACCGGCTTAAAGTGACCAGCGACTCAATCCAGATTCTCAATGTCAATGTGTCAGATTTGGGCAGATACGAGCTCACTGATTATAAACGCAGACTTGTCGCGAACAATACAATGATACTAGTGG ATCAACATTCATATACCCCAAGTACAGGTCTTATAGCTCTGCTGCTGCTTGGAATTCCTGGTGGAATCTGCTTCTGCTGCAGAAAGAGAATCTGCAAATGTTGCCGGACCAACAAATCAAACACGCACACAGTGGAGTCCAACGCCCTTAATTCTGTACCGGTGTCTATACCTTGCAGCAACACAGTGATTGGTCCTGGAGGTCCTATAGGTCCTGGAGGCCCTGGCCAG GGCTACATCGCTGGTTATCCGCCTCAGCCAGATCAAGGTCAGATTCATTATCCTCCACCACCAGAGTGGAGCGGACAACCTGCTGTTTCTCCCAACCCT GGCTTTCATCCTGCATATGTGCCTCAAAACCCTGTCTATCCTCCTGAGTTTGGATCTGGAGTTCCCCCCGCTCAGCCTCCACAGTACAACCCATCTGCACCTGTG AGCTATATGCCAGTGATGAACAGCGCTCCTCCTGGGCCTGAAGTCACAGGGATGAAGATGAATGAACCATCTCCACACGCACCACTGCTCACACCTCAGCCGGAG TTTCAACAGTCTGCTATGGGCAGCCTTTCCATGGATATGCTTAACTCCGGTGACTCTACTGTCCAGTTTGACATTAACAAAGGAAAGTCTTCTGGCAACAACTTCCTGTAG
- the wu:fc21g02 gene encoding uncharacterized protein wu:fc21g02 isoform X3 codes for MMLSVWTLLAAAIFAVPVSAISRRHIIHGRQLTLDLPERTERLDFATADETDRFTIWEHKKISLWPSKSSKGQVTSANNGWTFRITQVTFDDEGTYTLVNHFGATLSSYTVKVDISRDIIERIAGEKLTIPLLGLKQSDATLRFFGNYSSVTLVENGIPVGKNYPDYVNRLKVTSDSIQILNVNVSDLGRYELTDYKRRLVANNTMILVDQHSYTPSTGLIALLLLGIPGGICFCCRKRICKCCRTNKSNTHTVESNALNSVPVSIPCSNTVIGPGGPIGPGGPGQGYIAGYPPQPDQGQIHYPPPPEWSGQPAVSPNPGFHPAYVPQNPVYPPEFGSGVPPAQPPQYNPSAPVSYMPVMNSAPPGPEVTGMKMNEPSPHAPLLTPQPEFQQSAMGSLSMDMLNSGDSTVQFDINKGKSSGNNFL; via the exons ATG ATGCTGAGTGTTTGGACCCTCCTTGCAGCTGCTATTTTTGCAG TGCCAGTCTCTGCAATATCTCGGAGGCATATAATCCATGGCCGTCAGTTGACTCTGGATCTTCCCGAAAGGACAGAGAGGTTGGATTTTGCTACTGCTGATGAGACTGATCGGTTTACTATCTgggaacataaaaaaatctctctctGGCCCAGTAAATCCAGTAAAGGTCAAGTGACCAGCGCTAATAATGGCTGGACTTTCAGAATCACACAAGTTACATTTGACGATGAGGGAACCTACACCTTGGTTAATCACTTTGGGGCAACCCTCTCCAGTTATACAGTGAAGGTCGACA tCAGCAGAGATATCATTGAGCGTATTGCAGGTGAAAAACTGACCATACCACTACTAGGACTCAAGCAAAGTGATGCCACACTTCGCTTTTTTGGCAATTATTCATCTGTCACCCTGGTGGAGAATGGAATTCCTGTGGGCAAGAATTACCCAGACTACGTTAACCGGCTTAAAGTGACCAGCGACTCAATCCAGATTCTCAATGTCAATGTGTCAGATTTGGGCAGATACGAGCTCACTGATTATAAACGCAGACTTGTCGCGAACAATACAATGATACTAGTGG ATCAACATTCATATACCCCAAGTACAGGTCTTATAGCTCTGCTGCTGCTTGGAATTCCTGGTGGAATCTGCTTCTGCTGCAGAAAGAGAATCTGCAAATGTTGCCGGACCAACAAATCAAACACGCACACAGTGGAGTCCAACGCCCTTAATTCTGTACCGGTGTCTATACCTTGCAGCAACACAGTGATTGGTCCTGGAGGTCCTATAGGTCCTGGAGGCCCTGGCCAG GGCTACATCGCTGGTTATCCGCCTCAGCCAGATCAAGGTCAGATTCATTATCCTCCACCACCAGAGTGGAGCGGACAACCTGCTGTTTCTCCCAACCCT GGCTTTCATCCTGCATATGTGCCTCAAAACCCTGTCTATCCTCCTGAGTTTGGATCTGGAGTTCCCCCCGCTCAGCCTCCACAGTACAACCCATCTGCACCTGTG AGCTATATGCCAGTGATGAACAGCGCTCCTCCTGGGCCTGAAGTCACAGGGATGAAGATGAATGAACCATCTCCACACGCACCACTGCTCACACCTCAGCCGGAG TTTCAACAGTCTGCTATGGGCAGCCTTTCCATGGATATGCTTAACTCCGGTGACTCTACTGTCCAGTTTGACATTAACAAAGGAAAGTCTTCTGGCAACAACTTCCTGTAG
- the wu:fc21g02 gene encoding uncharacterized protein wu:fc21g02 isoform X2 yields the protein MKSKHRMLKKGREKMLSVWTLLAAAIFAVPVSAISRRHIIHGRQLTLDLPERTERLDFATADETDRFTIWEHKKISLWPSKSSKGQVTSANNGWTFRITQVTFDDEGTYTLVNHFGATLSSYTVKVDISRDIIERIAGEKLTIPLLGLKQSDATLRFFGNYSSVTLVENGIPVGKNYPDYVNRLKVTSDSIQILNVNVSDLGRYELTDYKRRLVANNTMILVDQHSYTPSTGLIALLLLGIPGGICFCCRKRICKCCRTNKSNTHTVESNALNSVPVSIPCSNTVIGPGGPIGPGGPGQGYIAGYPPQPDQGQIHYPPPPEWSGQPAVSPNPGFHPAYVPQNPVYPPEFGSGVPPAQPPQYNPSAPVSYMPVMNSAPPGPEVTGMKMNEPSPHAPLLTPQPEFQQSAMGSLSMDMLNSGDSTVQFDINKGKSSGNNFL from the exons ATGAAATCCAAACACAGGATGCTAAAGAAAGGAAGGGAAAAG ATGCTGAGTGTTTGGACCCTCCTTGCAGCTGCTATTTTTGCAG TGCCAGTCTCTGCAATATCTCGGAGGCATATAATCCATGGCCGTCAGTTGACTCTGGATCTTCCCGAAAGGACAGAGAGGTTGGATTTTGCTACTGCTGATGAGACTGATCGGTTTACTATCTgggaacataaaaaaatctctctctGGCCCAGTAAATCCAGTAAAGGTCAAGTGACCAGCGCTAATAATGGCTGGACTTTCAGAATCACACAAGTTACATTTGACGATGAGGGAACCTACACCTTGGTTAATCACTTTGGGGCAACCCTCTCCAGTTATACAGTGAAGGTCGACA tCAGCAGAGATATCATTGAGCGTATTGCAGGTGAAAAACTGACCATACCACTACTAGGACTCAAGCAAAGTGATGCCACACTTCGCTTTTTTGGCAATTATTCATCTGTCACCCTGGTGGAGAATGGAATTCCTGTGGGCAAGAATTACCCAGACTACGTTAACCGGCTTAAAGTGACCAGCGACTCAATCCAGATTCTCAATGTCAATGTGTCAGATTTGGGCAGATACGAGCTCACTGATTATAAACGCAGACTTGTCGCGAACAATACAATGATACTAGTGG ATCAACATTCATATACCCCAAGTACAGGTCTTATAGCTCTGCTGCTGCTTGGAATTCCTGGTGGAATCTGCTTCTGCTGCAGAAAGAGAATCTGCAAATGTTGCCGGACCAACAAATCAAACACGCACACAGTGGAGTCCAACGCCCTTAATTCTGTACCGGTGTCTATACCTTGCAGCAACACAGTGATTGGTCCTGGAGGTCCTATAGGTCCTGGAGGCCCTGGCCAG GGCTACATCGCTGGTTATCCGCCTCAGCCAGATCAAGGTCAGATTCATTATCCTCCACCACCAGAGTGGAGCGGACAACCTGCTGTTTCTCCCAACCCT GGCTTTCATCCTGCATATGTGCCTCAAAACCCTGTCTATCCTCCTGAGTTTGGATCTGGAGTTCCCCCCGCTCAGCCTCCACAGTACAACCCATCTGCACCTGTG AGCTATATGCCAGTGATGAACAGCGCTCCTCCTGGGCCTGAAGTCACAGGGATGAAGATGAATGAACCATCTCCACACGCACCACTGCTCACACCTCAGCCGGAG TTTCAACAGTCTGCTATGGGCAGCCTTTCCATGGATATGCTTAACTCCGGTGACTCTACTGTCCAGTTTGACATTAACAAAGGAAAGTCTTCTGGCAACAACTTCCTGTAG
- the LOC125272218 gene encoding lectin-like, giving the protein MWKSGFVLLLTLLFGSGNFLTMERGFDVSDMNGTSWCRMPKACGVHGFTDWFKVGRYCVKYFSWPQNFTQAEFKCRSKAPGAHLVSVHSYKENNYLLCIVKKFNPKNLRFWLGGFEFFKSGKFFWLDGSFWDYQIWTRGEPNHMYTATEECVEMNWKEVGRWNDDSCSVKKSYICAFNRHYMLEKDLE; this is encoded by the exons ATG TGGAAATCAGGATTTGTTCTGTTGCTGACTCTTCTTTTTGGGAGTGGCAACTTCTTAACAATGGAGAGAg GTTTTGATGTCAGCGATATGAATGGCACTTCGTGGTGCCGTATGCCTAAAGCGTGTGGTGTGCATGGCTTCACTGATTGGTTCAAAGTGGGCCGCTACTGTGTCAAATACTTCAGCTGGCCTCAGAACTTCACTCAAGCCGAG TTCAAGTGTAGGTCCAAAGCCCCTGGTGCTCATCTGGTGTCAGTGCATAGTTACAAGGAGAATAATTACTTGCTCTGCATTGTGAAAAAATTTAACCCGAAAAACCTGCGCTTCTGGCTCGGAGGCTTTGAATTCTTTAAG TCTGGTAAATTTTTTTGGCTTGATGGATCCTTCTGGGATTATCAAATTTGGACACGTGGTGAGCCCAACCACATGTACACCGCCACGGAGGAATGCGTGGAGATGAACTGGAAAG AGGTTGGCAGGTGGAATGACGACTCTTGTAGTGTCAAGAAAAGCTACATCTGTGCCTTCAATCGACATTACATGTTGGAAAAAGACCTGGAGTAG